From Serinicoccus profundi, the proteins below share one genomic window:
- a CDS encoding DUF5129 domain-containing protein → MSNGRRALVSGAALVGVVGVGLGGFLLQAPEHEASSLVVDDQAGIVHVPTLEEALEGVRFHEPTDVAVFTHEGGEEARYDDYALNDAVLAHARAERPEWLSDDEQKWADDLYIYAVDPEGRLVGTYFGENREVSEDRQLDIQDATKDALRAGQWTEGAVIGVQEAADRMNAPFLRTVPGAILAIVAGLVAAVGGGAWVGTGVSRARASRALRAEGDRRMASVVGDADVTELHARLIPEDSRYGGLVLRRFDEYTAGLRALTELGNEVRSIPESDYNRRASKERLTAYRDQALKLDTLDDVIADTAAFLGGERLWREAWDRQEAPVRADLEGVDAMLRDDVPAAGRGLVEAQSVREYATAGLALLDQLRTQLEQKQISPDDALDELKRTRDGLSGRLDALASAVVDEIGKNEAERVAMKKAMREERSRRLPEVTILTTTDPGWSWYPVDSFRSGLTAGASALQQSRAGSSGGSTSGYSSSSGGSFSGAGSSSRF, encoded by the coding sequence ATGTCGAACGGTCGCCGGGCGCTGGTGAGCGGCGCCGCGCTGGTGGGGGTGGTCGGCGTGGGCCTGGGTGGCTTCCTGCTCCAGGCCCCCGAGCACGAGGCGAGCAGTCTGGTCGTCGACGACCAGGCCGGCATCGTGCACGTCCCCACCCTGGAGGAGGCGCTGGAGGGCGTGCGCTTCCACGAGCCGACCGACGTCGCGGTCTTCACCCACGAGGGCGGGGAGGAGGCGCGCTACGACGACTACGCGCTCAACGACGCCGTCCTCGCGCACGCCCGGGCGGAGCGGCCGGAGTGGCTCTCCGACGACGAGCAGAAGTGGGCCGACGACCTCTACATCTACGCGGTCGACCCGGAGGGCCGCTTGGTCGGCACCTACTTCGGTGAGAACCGCGAGGTCTCCGAGGACCGCCAGCTCGACATCCAGGACGCCACCAAGGACGCGCTGCGCGCCGGCCAGTGGACCGAGGGCGCCGTGATCGGGGTGCAGGAGGCCGCTGACCGCATGAACGCGCCCTTCCTGCGCACGGTGCCCGGCGCGATCCTGGCGATCGTGGCGGGCCTGGTCGCCGCCGTCGGCGGCGGGGCCTGGGTCGGCACCGGCGTGTCACGGGCGAGGGCCAGCCGCGCGCTGCGGGCCGAGGGCGACCGTCGCATGGCCAGCGTCGTCGGCGACGCCGACGTCACCGAGCTGCACGCCCGGCTCATCCCCGAGGACTCCCGTTACGGCGGTCTGGTCCTGCGCCGCTTCGACGAGTACACCGCGGGCCTGCGGGCCCTCACCGAGCTCGGCAACGAGGTCCGCTCGATCCCGGAGTCGGACTACAACCGCCGGGCCTCCAAGGAGCGGTTGACGGCATACCGCGACCAGGCCCTGAAGCTGGACACCCTCGACGACGTCATCGCCGACACGGCAGCCTTCCTCGGGGGGGAGCGGCTCTGGCGCGAGGCGTGGGACCGGCAGGAGGCCCCGGTCCGGGCGGACCTGGAGGGCGTCGACGCGATGCTGCGCGACGACGTGCCGGCCGCGGGCCGGGGGCTGGTGGAGGCGCAGAGCGTGCGGGAGTACGCCACCGCCGGGCTGGCCCTGCTCGACCAACTGCGCACCCAGCTCGAGCAAAAGCAGATCTCACCGGACGACGCCCTGGACGAGTTGAAGCGCACCCGGGACGGGCTCAGCGGGCGGTTGGACGCGCTCGCCTCGGCGGTCGTGGACGAGATCGGCAAGAACGAGGCCGAGCGGGTGGCGATGAAGAAGGCCATGCGGGAGGAGCGCTCGCGGCGGCTGCCCGAGGTCACCATCCTCACGACGACCGACCCGGGGTGGAGCTGGTACCCCGTCGACTCCTTCCGCAGCGGCCTGACCGCGGGCGCGAGCGCGCTCCAGCAGAGCCGAGCAGGCTCCAGCGGCGGGTCCACGTCGGGCTACAGCAGCAGCAGTGGCGGCAGCTTCAGCGGCGCGGGCAGCTCCTCGCGGTTCTGA
- a CDS encoding cupin domain-containing protein — protein MVTDNGPRPNAFDIETETRANGTYRTVAWTGKYLQVTLMSIPPGESIGLEAHPETDQFLRLDSGQGRCVMGPAEDDLSFTQDVSDGWAIQVPAGTWHDVINTGEEPMRLYAVYAPTHHAQGIVQDTAEQAEADEDAGTDVPPEWTVQPGEGEEDLKA, from the coding sequence ATGGTCACCGACAACGGCCCCCGGCCCAACGCCTTCGACATCGAGACCGAGACGCGCGCCAACGGCACCTATCGCACGGTCGCCTGGACCGGGAAGTACCTCCAGGTCACCCTGATGTCGATCCCGCCGGGGGAGTCCATCGGGCTGGAGGCGCACCCGGAGACCGACCAGTTCCTGCGCCTCGACTCCGGGCAGGGACGCTGCGTCATGGGTCCCGCGGAGGACGACCTCAGCTTCACCCAGGACGTCAGCGACGGGTGGGCGATCCAGGTGCCCGCCGGCACCTGGCACGACGTCATCAACACCGGCGAGGAGCCGATGCGGCTCTATGCCGTGTATGCCCCGACCCACCACGCCCAGGGCATCGTCCAGGACACGGCCGAGCAGGCCGAGGCCGACGAGGACGCCGGCACGGACGTCCCCCCGGAGTGGACGGTGCAGCCCGGCGAGGGGGAGGAGGACCTCAAGGCCTGA
- a CDS encoding SDR family oxidoreductase, whose protein sequence is MAKKTDQLTFDDPTTRHPRISPPQQDQPMPGLDAELDPPADRGETSYRGTGRLEGRRAFITGGDSGIGGAVAIAYAREGADVAINYLPDEQEDADRISELVEAEGRTCVQLPGDVTNRETCERLVDQAAERLGGLDVLVVNAGKQVSTPLIEEITDEQFDLTVKTNVYAMFWMCRAAVKHLAPGSAIILSSSVQAYSPSEHLLDYAMTKGAMNTFGKGLSKQLAPKGIRVNIVAPGPIWTPLQVVEGQPKDAIPDFGLGQPLGRAGQPVELAPAYVFLASPESSYVVGETLNVNGGADSP, encoded by the coding sequence ATGGCGAAAAAGACCGACCAGCTGACCTTCGACGACCCGACCACCCGCCACCCGCGGATCTCCCCGCCGCAGCAGGACCAGCCCATGCCTGGCCTCGACGCCGAGCTGGACCCGCCCGCGGACCGGGGTGAGACGTCCTACCGCGGCACGGGTCGGCTGGAGGGTCGTCGTGCCTTCATCACCGGCGGCGACTCCGGCATCGGTGGGGCCGTCGCCATCGCCTATGCCCGTGAGGGCGCCGACGTCGCCATCAACTACCTGCCGGATGAGCAGGAGGACGCCGACCGCATCAGCGAGCTCGTCGAGGCTGAAGGACGGACCTGCGTCCAGCTGCCCGGTGATGTCACCAACCGGGAGACGTGCGAGCGGCTGGTCGACCAGGCCGCCGAGCGGCTCGGCGGCCTCGACGTGCTCGTCGTCAACGCCGGCAAGCAGGTGAGCACGCCGTTGATCGAGGAGATCACCGACGAGCAGTTCGACCTGACGGTCAAGACCAACGTCTACGCGATGTTCTGGATGTGCCGTGCCGCCGTCAAGCACCTCGCGCCGGGCTCGGCGATCATCCTGTCGAGCTCGGTGCAGGCCTACAGCCCCAGCGAGCACCTGCTGGACTACGCCATGACGAAGGGCGCGATGAACACCTTCGGCAAGGGCCTGTCCAAGCAGCTCGCCCCCAAGGGCATCCGGGTCAACATCGTGGCGCCCGGGCCGATCTGGACGCCGCTGCAGGTCGTCGAGGGCCAGCCGAAGGACGCGATCCCGGACTTCGGTCTCGGGCAGCCCCTCGGCCGCGCGGGCCAGCCCGTCGAGCTCGCCCCGGCGTACGTCTTCCTGGCCTCCCCAGAGAGCAGCTACGTCGTCGGGGAGACCCTCAACGTCAACGGCGGCGCCGACAGCCCCTGA
- a CDS encoding excalibur calcium-binding domain-containing protein produces the protein MTSAAPRVLPGSRAARAAPVRIGDPGYAAHLDRDGDRVRCE, from the coding sequence CTGACCTCTGCCGCGCCTCGTGTTCTCCCCGGCTCCCGCGCTGCCAGAGCAGCTCCGGTCCGGATCGGCGACCCGGGGTATGCCGCACATCTCGACCGCGACGGTGACCGCGTGCGCTGCGAGTAG
- a CDS encoding serine/threonine-protein kinase, which translates to MGEVLGGRYELVDPLGEGGAGVVWRAWDHRERRYVAAKVLRQSDAATLLRFVREQAVRVEHPHVLTPLGWTGDDDRVLIAMPLVRGGSVATLVGDHGPLPAAWVATLLDQTLAALERLHAEGLVHRDVKPANLLLDATGVAPPRLRLADFGIVTGVDDPRLTHVHHVVGTRGYAAPESLRAGWDPDPRADLYAAGLSAAEMLLGERPTDGTGTTLLARLSRAGAPSDLVALIRDLCAHDPEARYADATAARAALARTGLVGQGAGWDAGEVEVFDQVEELPEGWGPDGPRDARPAEPSRPFSVLPATPSGHSGESAPTPVPGAGEPRPTSGSRLGVARPAHGSRLGAVLLAIGLLLVLVAALLALLG; encoded by the coding sequence GTGGGAGAGGTGCTGGGTGGACGCTACGAGCTCGTCGACCCCCTGGGAGAGGGGGGCGCCGGTGTCGTGTGGCGTGCCTGGGACCACCGGGAGCGCCGGTATGTCGCCGCCAAGGTGCTGCGGCAGAGCGACGCTGCGACCCTGCTCCGCTTCGTCCGGGAGCAGGCGGTGCGCGTCGAGCACCCGCACGTGCTCACCCCCTTGGGCTGGACGGGTGACGACGACCGGGTGCTCATCGCCATGCCGCTGGTGCGCGGCGGGTCGGTGGCCACGCTCGTCGGTGACCACGGTCCGCTGCCGGCCGCGTGGGTCGCCACCCTGCTCGACCAGACCCTCGCCGCGCTGGAACGCCTCCACGCCGAGGGCCTGGTGCACCGTGACGTGAAGCCTGCCAACCTCCTTCTCGACGCGACCGGCGTCGCGCCTCCGAGGCTCCGGCTTGCCGACTTCGGCATCGTGACAGGCGTGGACGACCCGCGGCTCACCCACGTCCACCACGTCGTGGGTACGCGGGGGTATGCCGCGCCGGAGTCCTTGCGCGCCGGCTGGGATCCGGACCCCCGGGCGGACCTCTACGCCGCCGGGCTCAGCGCGGCCGAGATGCTGCTGGGCGAGCGGCCGACCGACGGCACCGGCACCACGCTTCTCGCCCGGCTGTCCCGGGCCGGCGCCCCCAGTGACCTCGTGGCCCTGATCCGTGACCTGTGCGCCCACGACCCCGAAGCGAGGTATGCCGACGCCACCGCCGCGCGGGCGGCGCTCGCCCGCACCGGGCTGGTCGGGCAGGGGGCCGGGTGGGACGCAGGGGAGGTGGAGGTCTTCGACCAGGTCGAGGAGCTCCCTGAGGGATGGGGCCCCGACGGCCCGCGGGACGCTCGACCGGCGGAGCCGAGCCGACCCTTCAGCGTGCTCCCGGCGACGCCGAGCGGGCACTCGGGTGAATCCGCGCCGACACCCGTCCCAGGCGCCGGTGAGCCCCGGCCCACGTCTGGCTCTCGTCTGGGTGTGGCTCGACCGGCGCACGGCTCCCGCCTGGGTGCCGTGCTCCTCGCGATCGGCCTGCTGCTCGTGCTGGTCGCGGCCCTCCTCGCCCTGCTCGGCTGA
- a CDS encoding vWA domain-containing protein, whose product MTRIRRTFIAAATAVLLTPGVATASTTDTGEDAQLLLLLDSSGSMEDPDAEGAPKIDAATAAVSSLVDGLNPDQRVGVRLFGGAVPLDQPREDKCTDSELVVPIGSDNTDALRAAVEGYEPLGETPIAYALQQAADDLGPDGNRTILLVSDGLATCDPDPCEVAEELSADGFDLVVHTVGLGVDEETRSQLRCMAEAAGGTYYDADDTESLTTALTRISTRAFRPFQLSGEPVQGTETAIDAPVIAPGQYLDELSREQDTYLVERSSPGTSLHIGATMRPTEGAGLSAFDVTLETLDGEACDFSTARAWGNAGRNSFGTTDVTGFADHDDPADPCGTDPQLVLSIRQQQQSTLEGFPVELWVSEEPAASGTDALPDDQRYAQWQDTRIGRPTAEVVGGTSLNDAPTIEPGTTYTGEIVPGEVLTFAVPVDWGQHIEAVVDFPAPEDGVPEQLGSLPVAEVGVVGPDRGDASNILSQPDGYPTSVRMAPNDPTTVATISYEVEWNNRDWGNPAAADRAGDYVVTLSLTSDEATAESLPFPFSLVVETPGEVTGAPTYLEPGEAAPVADGEAGQAPPTAADGEVATQTPADAPSASPEAAAGEGEDTSGDGGLLTLIWVLAGAGLVVALVGAFLMVRARRASV is encoded by the coding sequence GTGACCAGGATCCGCCGCACCTTCATCGCCGCCGCGACGGCGGTGCTGCTCACGCCCGGCGTGGCCACCGCGTCGACGACCGACACGGGCGAGGACGCCCAGCTCCTGCTGCTGCTCGACTCCTCGGGCTCGATGGAGGACCCGGACGCCGAGGGTGCCCCCAAGATCGACGCCGCGACGGCCGCCGTGTCGAGCCTCGTCGACGGCCTCAACCCCGATCAGCGGGTGGGCGTGCGCCTCTTCGGCGGCGCGGTCCCGCTGGACCAGCCGCGGGAGGACAAGTGCACCGACAGCGAGCTGGTGGTGCCGATCGGCTCGGACAACACCGACGCCCTGCGGGCCGCGGTGGAGGGCTACGAGCCGCTGGGTGAGACCCCCATCGCGTATGCCCTCCAGCAGGCTGCGGACGATCTGGGACCGGACGGCAACCGGACGATCCTGCTGGTCAGTGACGGGCTGGCGACCTGCGACCCGGACCCGTGCGAGGTCGCCGAGGAGCTCAGCGCCGACGGCTTCGACCTGGTCGTGCACACGGTCGGCCTGGGCGTGGACGAGGAGACGCGCAGCCAGCTGCGGTGCATGGCGGAGGCCGCCGGCGGCACCTACTACGACGCCGACGACACCGAGAGCCTGACCACCGCCCTCACCCGGATCTCCACGCGGGCCTTCCGTCCCTTCCAGCTGTCGGGCGAGCCGGTGCAGGGCACCGAGACCGCCATCGACGCCCCCGTCATCGCGCCTGGGCAGTACCTCGACGAGCTCTCCCGCGAGCAGGACACCTATCTCGTGGAGCGATCCAGCCCCGGGACGAGCCTGCACATCGGGGCGACGATGCGGCCGACGGAGGGTGCTGGGCTCTCCGCCTTCGACGTGACGTTGGAGACGCTGGACGGCGAGGCATGCGACTTCAGCACCGCCCGCGCGTGGGGTAACGCTGGTCGCAACAGCTTCGGCACCACCGACGTCACCGGCTTCGCGGATCACGACGACCCCGCCGACCCGTGCGGGACCGACCCGCAGCTCGTGCTGTCCATCCGCCAGCAGCAGCAGTCCACCCTCGAGGGCTTCCCGGTCGAGCTCTGGGTGAGCGAGGAGCCCGCGGCCTCCGGCACCGACGCACTACCGGACGACCAGCGATATGCGCAGTGGCAGGACACGAGGATCGGCCGGCCCACGGCCGAGGTGGTCGGCGGCACCTCACTCAACGACGCTCCCACGATCGAGCCCGGGACGACCTACACCGGTGAGATCGTGCCCGGCGAGGTGCTCACCTTCGCGGTGCCCGTCGACTGGGGCCAGCACATCGAGGCCGTGGTCGACTTCCCGGCACCCGAGGACGGGGTGCCCGAGCAGCTCGGCAGCCTGCCCGTCGCCGAGGTGGGGGTGGTCGGACCCGACCGGGGCGATGCCTCCAACATCCTCAGTCAACCTGACGGATACCCCACCAGCGTCAGAATGGCGCCCAACGACCCCACCACCGTCGCGACGATCTCCTACGAGGTCGAGTGGAACAACCGGGACTGGGGCAATCCGGCAGCGGCCGACCGGGCCGGCGACTACGTCGTCACGCTGAGCCTCACCTCCGACGAGGCCACTGCCGAGTCCCTGCCCTTCCCGTTCAGCCTCGTCGTCGAGACCCCGGGCGAGGTGACGGGGGCTCCCACCTACCTCGAGCCGGGCGAGGCGGCGCCCGTTGCCGACGGGGAGGCGGGTCAGGCGCCACCCACCGCGGCGGACGGGGAGGTGGCCACCCAGACCCCCGCCGATGCACCGTCCGCCTCGCCGGAAGCCGCCGCCGGGGAAGGGGAGGACACGTCCGGCGACGGCGGGCTGCTCACCCTCATCTGGGTGCTGGCCGGAGCCGGGCTCGTGGTCGCCCTGGTCGGAGCCTTCCTCATGGTGCGGGCGCGCCGCGCGAGCGTCTGA
- a CDS encoding helix-turn-helix domain-containing protein, with protein MSEVERTVAAQVELYGEPLADVVARLTAGLGLSQAQLARTLGMSPPMLSQLGSGKRAKIGNPVVQRRLAEVLELLDQVRAGEVPAEGIPEQLERVRESTGSWTRTRHDLPSADDAQAVRRILGEAAAQQEIAAAADLLEPEHPALARVLRDYGLGESSSSSSTKTS; from the coding sequence ATGTCGGAGGTCGAGCGCACGGTCGCGGCGCAGGTCGAGCTGTATGGCGAGCCGCTGGCCGACGTCGTCGCGCGGCTGACTGCGGGGCTGGGCCTGTCGCAGGCCCAGCTGGCGCGCACCCTCGGGATGTCACCGCCGATGCTCAGCCAGCTCGGCTCGGGCAAGCGGGCCAAGATCGGCAACCCCGTCGTGCAGCGCCGCCTCGCCGAGGTCCTGGAGCTGCTCGACCAGGTGCGCGCGGGTGAGGTGCCGGCCGAGGGCATACCTGAGCAGTTGGAGCGGGTGCGGGAGTCGACCGGGTCCTGGACGAGGACACGGCACGACCTGCCCTCGGCCGACGACGCGCAGGCGGTGCGCAGGATCCTGGGCGAGGCGGCTGCGCAGCAGGAGATCGCTGCGGCGGCCGACCTGCTGGAGCCGGAGCACCCCGCGCTGGCGCGGGTGCTGCGCGACTACGGCCTGGGCGAGTCGTCCTCGTCGTCGTCCACGAAGACCAGCTGA